In one Conger conger chromosome 5, fConCon1.1, whole genome shotgun sequence genomic region, the following are encoded:
- the LOC133128637 gene encoding phosphoglucomutase-1-like isoform X2 encodes MIRKIKAIGGIILTASHNPGGPNGDFGIKFNTSNGGPAPEAITDKIFQISKTIEEYAICPDLQVDLSTIGKQTFDLENKFKPFKVEIVDSVESYANMLRNVFDFAALKELLSGDNHLRIRLDAMHGVVGPYVKRIISEELGSPANSAINCIPKEDFGGHHPDPNLTYAADLVETMKGGEYDFGAAFDGDGDRNMILGRQGFFVNPSDSVAVIAANLFSIPYFQQSGIRGLARSMPTSAALDNVAKAMQIQLYETPTGWKFFGNLMDAGKLSLCGEESFGTGSDHIREKDGLWAVLAWMSIIAVRKQSVEDIMKDHWQKFGRNFFTRYDYEEVDSDAATEMIKDLEALILDKAFIGQKFSARDKIYEVEKADNFEYSDPVDGSISRNQVRACATVCVTVFERGLRIFFSDGSRIIFRLSGTGSAGTTIRLYIDSYEKDPQMIYEDPQVMLAPLVTIALKISELHERTGRKGPTVIT; translated from the exons GCCCAGCACCTGAAGCAATTACAGACAAAATCTTCCAGATCAGTAAGACCATCGAAGAGTATGCAATCTGCCCAGACCTCCAAGTTGACCTGTCCACCATCGGCAAGCAGACCTTCGACCTAGAGAACAAGTTTAAACCTTTCAAAG TGGAGATTGTGGACTCGGTGGAGTCCTATGCCAACATGCTGAGGAACGTCTTTGACTTTGCTGCCCTGAAGGAGCTGCTTTCTGGAGATAACCACCTTCGAATCCGGCTGGATGCCATGCATGGGG TGGTGGGACCATATGTGAAGAGGATTATCTCTGAGGAGCTGGGCTCTCCTGCTAACTCTGCCATCAACTGCATCCCCAAGGAGGACTTTGGGGGCCACCACCCTGATCCTAACCTCACCTATGCTGCAGACCTGGTGGAGACCATGAAGGGCGGGGAGTATGATTTTGGAGCCGCTTTTGACGGTGATGGT GATCGCAACATGATTCTGGGGAGGCAGGGTTTCTTTGTGAACCCCTCTGACTCAGTGGCTGTCATTGCTGCCAACCTCTTCAGCATCCCTTACttccagcagagtgggattagagGTCTGGCCCGGAGCATGCCCACCAGTGCCGCACTCGACAA TGTAGCTAAAGCCATGCAGATCCAGCTGTATGAGACACCCACGGGATGGAAGTTCTTTGGGAACCTGATGGATGCTGGGAAGCTGTCCCTGTGTGGAGAGGAGAGCTTTGGCACAG GCTCTGACCACATCCGTGAGAAAGACGGGCTGTGGGCGGTGCTGGCCTGGATGTCAATCATTGCTGTGCGGAAGCAGAGTGTGGAAGACATCATGAAGGACCACTGGCAGAAATTTGGCAGAAATTTCTTCACAAG GTACGACTATGAGGAAGTGGACTCGGATGCTGCCACTGAGATGATCAAGGACCTGGAGGCACTGATCCTTGACAAGGCCTTCATTGGGCAGAAGTTCTCAGCTAGAGACAAGATTTATGAAGTGGAGAAAGCTGACAACTTTGAGTATAGTGATCCTGTGGATGGAAGCATCTCAAGGAATCAGGTTAGAGCCTGTGCTACAGTATGTGTcacagtgtttgagaga ggtCTTAGGATCTTTTTTTCAGATGGTTCTCGCATAATTTTCCGCCTCAGTGGAACAGGCAGTGCTGGAACCACCATCAGGCTCTACATAGACAGCTATGAGAAAGACCCTCAGATGATATATGAAGACCCACAG GTCATGCTGGCTCCCCTGGTGACTATCGCTCTGAAGATCTCGGAGCTTCATGAGAGGACTGGTCGAAAAGGCCCCACAGTGATCACATGA